The Formosa sp. Hel1_33_131 genome window below encodes:
- a CDS encoding REP-associated tyrosine transposase translates to MSRNYKFNNPEGLYFISFSVVGWLDVFTRNEYKDLFLESLEYCQKNKGLEIHAWSLMSNHVHLVFRSIKGQKPELLVGDLKRFTSNSIVKSIQENPRESRKEFMLDFFKKEAKKSSNVKHYQFWRHDNKPIELWSNKVIQQKINYVHNNPVQEGLVYNPEDYVYSSAVDYAGQKGLINDVLIFRMYES, encoded by the coding sequence ATGAGTAGAAATTATAAATTTAATAATCCAGAAGGACTTTATTTTATAAGTTTTTCTGTTGTAGGTTGGTTAGACGTATTTACTAGGAATGAATATAAAGATTTGTTTTTAGAGAGTTTAGAGTACTGTCAAAAAAATAAAGGATTAGAAATCCATGCTTGGAGTCTTATGAGTAATCATGTTCATTTAGTTTTTAGAAGTATAAAGGGTCAAAAACCAGAATTATTGGTTGGAGATTTAAAACGATTTACCAGCAACTCAATTGTAAAAAGTATACAGGAAAATCCAAGAGAAAGTCGAAAAGAATTCATGTTGGATTTTTTTAAAAAAGAAGCTAAAAAAAGCTCTAATGTAAAACACTATCAATTTTGGCGACATGATAATAAACCTATTGAACTTTGGAGCAACAAGGTTATTCAACAAAAAATAAATTATGTACACAATAATCCTGTACAAGAAGGATTGGTTTATAATCCAGAAGACTATGTTTATAGTAGTGCCGTTGATTATGCAGGCCAAAAAGGACTTATAAATGACGTGTTAATTTTTAGAATGTATGAAAGCTAA
- a CDS encoding CDP-alcohol phosphatidyltransferase family protein yields MNYSSTFLCFMYALTVFVTVFLSVFLNEISFLVFIPLVCFPVFCYKTKGPSFQLVPNWITLIKLVLTIVLIFLFPQVEAALISILCFTIIGIDVLDGFIARKLQQTSEFGAIFDAESDALYVLVCSVGVCLFYEMPFWVLFMGLIRYLYEIPVFFLKKKETKPKEGRSIYVILAGIVFILIAISFVLGTYQLHALAAANVILAYSFSRGFYEDFIKI; encoded by the coding sequence ATGAATTATAGTTCTACCTTTCTATGTTTTATGTATGCACTCACTGTTTTTGTGACTGTTTTCTTAAGTGTTTTTCTTAATGAGATAAGTTTTTTGGTATTCATTCCTCTCGTCTGCTTTCCAGTTTTTTGTTACAAGACCAAAGGTCCAAGTTTCCAATTAGTTCCCAATTGGATCACCTTAATAAAATTAGTATTAACAATCGTTTTAATTTTTTTATTCCCTCAAGTAGAGGCGGCTTTAATTTCAATACTTTGTTTTACAATTATTGGAATCGATGTTCTGGACGGATTCATAGCTCGAAAGCTGCAGCAGACTTCTGAATTTGGAGCCATTTTTGATGCAGAGTCAGATGCTTTATATGTACTCGTTTGCTCGGTTGGAGTCTGTCTTTTTTATGAAATGCCATTTTGGGTTTTATTTATGGGGTTGATCCGCTACCTTTATGAAATCCCTGTATTTTTTCTAAAGAAAAAAGAAACAAAACCCAAAGAAGGAAGGAGTATTTATGTGATTTTAGCCGGCATTGTATTTATCCTCATTGCCATTTCTTTTGTTTTAGGAACCTATCAACTCCATGCATTGGCAGCGGCAAATGTTATTTTAGCATATTCATTCTCTAGAGGATTTTACGAAGATTTTATAAAAATATGA
- a CDS encoding REP-associated tyrosine transposase → MSRNYKFNNPEGLYFISFSVVGWLDVFTRNEYKDLFLESLEYCQKNKGLEIHAWCLMSNHVHLVFRSIKGQKPELLVGDLKRFTSNSIVKSIQENPRESRKEFMLDFFKKEAKKSSNVKHYQFWRHDNKPIELWSNKVIQQKINYVHNNPVQEGLVYNPEDYVYSSAVDYAGQKGLINDVLIFRMYES, encoded by the coding sequence ATGAGTAGAAATTATAAATTTAATAATCCAGAAGGACTTTATTTTATAAGTTTTTCTGTTGTAGGTTGGTTAGACGTATTTACTAGGAATGAATATAAAGATTTGTTTTTAGAGAGTTTGGAGTACTGTCAAAAAAATAAAGGATTAGAAATCCATGCTTGGTGTCTTATGAGTAATCATGTTCATTTAGTTTTTAGAAGTATAAAGGGTCAAAAACCAGAATTATTGGTTGGAGATTTAAAACGATTTACCAGCAACTCAATTGTAAAAAGTATACAGGAAAATCCAAGAGAAAGTCGAAAAGAATTCATGTTGGATTTTTTTAAAAAAGAAGCTAAAAAAAGCTCTAATGTAAAACACTATCAATTTTGGCGACATGATAATAAACCTATTGAACTTTGGAGCAACAAGGTTATTCAACAAAAAATAAATTATGTACACAATAATCCTGTACAAGAAGGATTGGTTTATAATCCAGAAGACTATGTTTATAGTAGTGCCGTTGATTATGCAGGCCAAAAAGGACTTATAAATGACGTGTTAATTTTTAGAATGTATGAAAGCTAA
- a CDS encoding glycosyltransferase family 4 protein produces the protein MIYLVAPPIGSEPTGGSLYNHYITSENELVTLLEVTEVNEIENKIDPNAIVIIDSLLLVDYFKSQLHEKYKTIGMIHLPTFFFNESKKNKHELSYYQKIPLLVTGDSFKLNLIQKYNLKAENITTVTPGVLDIIKKKKFNKLVNKIVLVASVTKNKGILEFLNLMKDLSDFPWEIHLYGPKADPEYYQELQELIVDSNMKERVFFHGYLEHSELLKMLLNYDLFVNFSVYETFGMAIYEALQIGLPVMSYKTNLESTFTKRSNFRNFDTIEAFKNELVELFTEVKTSKKYQAKEEVVPRSWTDVKEDFNAVVKRIII, from the coding sequence ATGATTTACTTAGTCGCTCCCCCTATTGGAAGTGAGCCCACTGGTGGCTCTCTGTATAACCACTATATTACTTCTGAAAATGAGTTAGTCACACTATTGGAAGTTACCGAAGTGAATGAAATTGAAAACAAGATTGATCCAAACGCAATTGTAATCATTGACAGTCTATTGTTGGTCGATTATTTTAAAAGCCAATTGCATGAAAAATATAAAACTATAGGGATGATTCATTTGCCTACCTTTTTTTTTAATGAAAGCAAAAAAAATAAACATGAATTAAGTTATTACCAGAAAATCCCATTACTCGTTACAGGAGATTCTTTTAAGTTGAACCTTATCCAAAAGTATAATTTAAAAGCAGAAAATATAACCACCGTTACGCCTGGGGTATTAGATATTATAAAAAAGAAGAAATTCAATAAACTGGTAAATAAAATTGTACTTGTAGCTTCTGTAACTAAAAATAAAGGGATTTTAGAATTCTTAAACCTAATGAAAGATCTGAGTGATTTCCCTTGGGAAATTCATCTGTATGGTCCCAAAGCCGACCCAGAGTATTATCAAGAATTACAAGAATTGATCGTTGACAGTAATATGAAAGAACGCGTGTTTTTTCATGGCTATTTAGAACATTCAGAATTATTAAAGATGCTTTTAAATTACGATTTATTCGTTAATTTTTCAGTGTACGAAACCTTTGGAATGGCCATTTATGAAGCCTTGCAAATTGGGTTGCCAGTAATGTCTTATAAGACAAATTTGGAAAGTACGTTTACAAAGCGGTCCAATTTTAGAAATTTTGATACAATCGAAGCGTTCAAAAATGAATTAGTGGAATTATTTACTGAAGTAAAAACATCTAAAAAATACCAAGCAAAAGAGGAGGTCGTGCCCAGAAGCTGGACGGATGTTAAAGAAGATTTTAATGCAGTAGTCAAACGAATTATAATTTAA
- a CDS encoding sulfatase-like hydrolase/transferase, producing the protein MKKPNIIVISVESLGQILFKKKDLYDKISPLLKVFNDRLLLNDFKTAASYTESPIYSGGSWMAFSSFLCGLKIENELEYETIFKDPKNDNLQSLPSFLKSNNYKNYCLNSIVNSKRDKIDWKTLSKIFATDNFINHDQLNYTGKLLKFMTLKAIPDEYTLNYAYNKIKNSAPYFMFFSSLNSHAQWHSPLKSQKNWKDYNTLDFKTTKNDKTFSEDKYLKAAKYQYDYLTKFIADKADENTIFVLFGDHQPPKITTKEMGKNTPLYIISKNENFISSFHKEGFHNHLDLHTIEKTIKHEGFYTLFTKKLLESYGVGHENFKILPDGIIP; encoded by the coding sequence TTGAAAAAACCAAACATCATTGTTATTTCTGTAGAGTCTTTAGGGCAAATTTTATTCAAAAAGAAAGATTTATACGATAAAATATCTCCTTTGTTAAAGGTGTTTAATGACAGGCTGTTGCTTAATGATTTTAAAACAGCGGCGTCATATACTGAATCTCCCATATATTCTGGAGGGTCTTGGATGGCTTTTTCCAGCTTTCTTTGTGGTTTAAAAATCGAAAATGAATTAGAATATGAAACAATTTTCAAGGATCCTAAAAACGACAATCTTCAATCCCTTCCTTCTTTCTTAAAAAGTAATAATTATAAAAACTATTGCTTAAATTCTATTGTTAATTCAAAACGCGATAAAATAGATTGGAAAACATTGTCTAAAATATTTGCAACAGATAATTTCATTAACCATGACCAACTTAATTATACAGGGAAATTACTAAAATTCATGACTCTCAAAGCGATACCTGATGAATATACGTTGAATTATGCCTACAACAAAATAAAAAATAGCGCTCCTTATTTTATGTTTTTTTCGAGCCTGAATTCTCACGCTCAATGGCATTCGCCATTAAAATCTCAGAAAAACTGGAAAGATTACAATACTTTGGATTTTAAAACTACCAAAAATGATAAAACTTTTAGTGAAGATAAATACCTGAAAGCTGCCAAATATCAATATGATTACCTCACTAAATTTATAGCAGACAAAGCCGATGAAAACACAATATTTGTGCTGTTTGGAGATCATCAACCTCCTAAAATAACCACAAAAGAAATGGGGAAAAATACGCCCTTATACATAATTTCAAAGAATGAAAATTTTATTAGCTCTTTTCATAAAGAAGGGTTTCACAACCATCTGGATTTACACACTATTGAAAAGACAATTAAACACGAAGGATTTTACAC
- a CDS encoding DUF6443 domain-containing protein, whose protein sequence is MKKRNLTLLMSLFMAFGFAQSPDQNYVKSIELLEATDINTLNTDYNSVKKIESVTYFDGFGKAKQSVGIKQSPTKKDIVQHIQYDQFGRTTKQFLALPTTQDTGHYISNAETQITSYYQNAFADQHPFSEVRYDNSPLNRKLETSAPGNIWQILSNPDTNHTAKYDYGVNNLNEVLLFKIRNETNNPFIISYYKTGELLKNSVKNENWTVSDGLLNTKDVFTDKNGRKIAEFGYEEDAGILKKSSSYYVYDDIGNLRYVIPPKAIENLYVLNSYTPFNLSFNWTPRCRTNPFVWCRKQQ, encoded by the coding sequence ATGAAAAAAAGGAATCTTACGCTATTGATGAGTCTATTTATGGCTTTTGGATTTGCACAATCACCCGACCAAAACTATGTGAAGTCAATAGAGCTGTTAGAAGCAACTGATATAAACACGCTTAACACTGACTATAATTCTGTCAAAAAAATAGAAAGTGTTACCTATTTTGATGGTTTTGGTAAAGCAAAACAATCTGTTGGAATAAAACAGAGTCCAACAAAAAAAGATATTGTACAGCACATTCAATACGATCAATTTGGAAGAACTACCAAACAGTTTTTAGCGCTGCCAACCACACAAGATACGGGTCATTATATTTCTAATGCAGAGACACAAATAACATCTTATTATCAGAACGCGTTTGCGGATCAACATCCTTTTTCGGAAGTACGGTATGACAATTCGCCTTTAAACAGAAAACTAGAAACTTCCGCGCCTGGAAACATATGGCAAATACTTAGTAATCCAGATACAAATCATACCGCAAAATATGACTATGGTGTCAACAACCTAAATGAAGTTCTTTTGTTTAAGATCCGAAATGAAACGAATAACCCTTTCATCATATCTTATTATAAAACAGGGGAACTTTTAAAAAATAGTGTAAAAAATGAAAACTGGACTGTTTCGGATGGATTACTAAATACCAAAGACGTTTTTACAGACAAAAATGGAAGAAAAATAGCTGAATTTGGCTATGAAGAGGACGCAGGAATCCTGAAAAAATCCAGCAGCTATTATGTTTATGACGATATAGGAAATTTACGTTATGTGATACCTCCTAAAGCAATTGAAAACCTTTATGTTTTAAATAGTTATACGCCTTTTAATCTCAGTTTTAATTGGACCCCCCGCTGCCGCACGAATCCTTTCGTGTGGTGTCGTAAACAACAATAA